From a single Populus trichocarpa isolate Nisqually-1 chromosome 17, P.trichocarpa_v4.1, whole genome shotgun sequence genomic region:
- the LOC18106567 gene encoding LOW QUALITY PROTEIN: putative disease resistance protein RGA4 (The sequence of the model RefSeq protein was modified relative to this genomic sequence to represent the inferred CDS: substituted 1 base at 1 genomic stop codon) codes for MADAIVSSLVSPILENLSLQALKEAGLAWGLDTELENLESTFAIVQAVLQDAEEKQWKNKALEIWLRRLKDAAYDVDDVLDDFAIEARRHRLQKDLKNRLRSFFSLDHNPLIFRLKMAHKLKNVREKLDVIANENKKFELTTRVGDVAVDTYDGRHTSNILNESSSVVNESEIYGRGKEKEELINILLANADDLPIYAIWGMGGLGKTTLAQMAYNEERVKQQFGLRIWACVSTDFDVRRITKAIIXSIEGASCDLQKLDDLQQRLQQKLTGKKFLLVLDDVWDDYDDRWNKLKEVLRSGAKGSAVIVTTRNEMVTRRMAATFVQPMGRLSEEDSWHLFQRLAFGMKRTEERAQLEAIGVSIVKKCGGVPLAIKALGNLMRLKDNEDQWIAVKESEIWDLREEASKILPALRLSYTNLSPHLKQCFAFCAIFPKDQVMMREELIALWMANGFISCRREMNLHVTGIEIFNELVGRSFLQEVEDDGFGNITCKMHDLMHDLAQSIAVQECYMSTEGDGKLEIPKTVRHVAFYNKSVASSSKGLKVLSLRSLLLRNK; via the coding sequence ATGGCTGATGCAATTGTTTCTTCTCTTGTGAGTCCAATCCTGGAGAACTTGAGCTTGCAGGCTCTCAAAGAGGCTGGGCTTGCTTGGGGCCTTGACACTGAGCTTGAGAATCTCGAAAGCACCTTCGCAATTGTTCAAGCTGTGCTCCAGGATGCAGAGGAGAAGCAATGGAAGAACAAGGCTTTAGAGATTTGGTTAAGACGCCTCAAGGATGCAGCTTATGATGTTGATGATGTACTGGATGACTTTGCAATTGAAGCTCGAAGGCATCGGCTgcaaaaagatctaaaaaatcGACTACgatccttcttttctcttgatCATAATCCACTTATTTTTCGATTGAAAATGGCGCATAAGTTGAAAAATGTGAGAGAGAAACTGGATGTCATTGCCAATGAGAACAAAAAGTTCGAGCTAACAACACGAGTTGGGGACGTAGCAGTAGATACCTACGATGGGCGGCATACAAGCAACATCCTGAATGAATCAAGCTCAGTCGTGAATGAATCAGAAATTTATGGAAGAGGCAAGGAGAAAGAGGAACTAATCAACATCCTGCTCGCTAATGCAGACGATCTCCCTATTTATGCTATATGGGGAATGGGGGGGCTCGGGAAAACAACACTTGCTCAAATGGCCTACAATGAAGAAAGGGTTAAGCAACAATTCGGTTTGAGGATATGGGCGTGTGTCTCTACTGATTTCGATGTAAGAAGAATAACAAAAGCCATCATATAGTCCATTGAGGGTGCCTCATGTGATCTTCAAAAATTGGATGACTTGCAACAACGCCTCCAACAAAAGTTAACTGGAAAGAAGTTTTTGCTTGTACTAGATGATGTGTGGGATGATTATGATGATAGGTGGAATAAATTGAAAGAGGTATTAAGGTCCGGAGCTAAAGGTAGTGCTGTAATAGTAACTACGCGTAATGAGATGGTTACTCGTAGAATGGCAGCAACTTTTGTCCAGCCCATGGGGAGATTGTCTGAAGAAGATTCTTGGCATTTGTTTCAACGGCTTGCATTTGGGATGAAAAGGACAGAGGAGCGGGCGCAACTGGAAGCCATTGGAGTATCAATAGTGAAGAAGTGTGGTGGTGTTCCATTAGCTATAAAGGCACTCGGGAACCTAATGCGGCTAAAAGATAATGAAGATCAGTGGATAGCTGTCAAAGAAAGTGAGATTTGGGATCTAAGAGAAGAAGCAAGCAAGATTTTACCTGCTTTGAGGTTGAGTTACACTAATCTATCACCACATTTGAAGCAATGCTTTGCGTTTTGCGCAATATTTCCAAAAGATCAGGTGATGATGAGGGAGGAGCTGATTGCTTTGTGGATGGCAAATGGCTTTATTTCTTGCAGAAGAGAAATGAATTTGCACGTCACGGGTATTGAGATATTCAATGAACTAGTGGGAAGGTCATTTCTGCAAGAGGTCGAGGATGATGGATTTGGCAACATCACATGTAAAATGCATGATCTTATGCATGATCTCGCACAATCCATTGCAGTACAAGAATGCTATATGAGTACAGAAGGCGATGGGAAGTTGGAAATTCCTAAAACTGTCCGTCATGTAGCTTTTTATAACAAATCAGTAGCTTCGTCTTCTAAAGGTCTCAAGGTCCTATCACTTCGCTCACTTCTTTTGAGGAATAAATAG